A genomic window from Aquitalea aquatilis includes:
- a CDS encoding YifB family Mg chelatase-like AAA ATPase, which translates to MALAVVASRALAGLQAPEVAVEVHLANGLPQFTIVGLPDTEVKESRDRVRAAIINSGFEFPARRITVNLAPADLPKDSGRFDLPIAIGILAAAGQLQCPQLSDYEFAGELALSGQLRDIRGALAMACQTSQAGRMFFLPRNSALEAALVLSGSVYAADSLLQVCAHLNGVQLCEPVLVNQNSISPVYPDLADVKGQLAARHALEVAAAGGHSLLLVGPPGTGKSMLASRLPGILPAMDDQQALETAAIQSLGSHGFHTAQWRQRPYRAPHHTASAVALVGGGSDPRPGEISLAHHGVLFLDELPEFERKVLEVLREPLESQVIHISRAARQATFPADFQLIAAMNPCPCGYLGQPSGRCQCTPEQIARYVGKLSGPLLDRIDMHVQVANLSAQELTSDQPAEASSSIRQRVQHARDRQLQRQGCCNARLAGTELERHLHASADVLGLLAQALDRLGLSARSYHRILRIARTVADMDGSVRLGRQHMLQAIQLRRSGLTL; encoded by the coding sequence ATGGCGCTTGCCGTTGTCGCAAGCCGCGCACTGGCGGGGCTGCAGGCTCCGGAAGTTGCGGTTGAAGTACACCTGGCCAATGGACTGCCGCAATTCACCATCGTTGGGCTGCCCGATACCGAGGTAAAGGAAAGCCGTGACCGTGTGCGAGCTGCCATCATCAATTCCGGTTTTGAGTTTCCCGCCCGCCGCATTACTGTCAATCTGGCACCGGCAGATCTGCCCAAGGATTCCGGCCGTTTTGATCTGCCGATTGCCATTGGCATTCTGGCTGCGGCTGGCCAACTGCAGTGTCCACAGCTGTCTGACTATGAGTTTGCTGGAGAGTTAGCACTCAGCGGGCAGTTAAGAGACATTCGGGGTGCATTGGCCATGGCCTGCCAGACCAGCCAGGCTGGCCGAATGTTTTTTTTGCCGCGTAACAGTGCTCTTGAAGCTGCACTGGTGTTGTCGGGAAGTGTCTATGCAGCCGACAGCCTGTTGCAGGTCTGTGCCCATCTCAATGGAGTGCAGTTGTGTGAACCCGTCTTGGTCAACCAGAACAGCATCAGTCCCGTTTATCCTGATCTGGCTGATGTAAAGGGCCAGCTAGCCGCACGGCACGCACTGGAAGTCGCAGCTGCAGGCGGACATAGCTTGTTGCTGGTCGGGCCTCCCGGTACGGGCAAGTCCATGCTGGCCTCGCGTCTGCCTGGCATTCTGCCCGCTATGGATGACCAGCAAGCATTGGAAACCGCCGCAATACAGTCGCTAGGTTCGCACGGTTTTCATACTGCACAGTGGCGGCAACGACCGTATCGTGCCCCGCACCATACCGCCTCGGCAGTCGCCCTTGTCGGGGGTGGATCTGATCCTCGTCCGGGTGAAATCAGCCTGGCACATCATGGTGTGTTGTTTCTGGACGAGTTGCCCGAGTTCGAGCGCAAAGTGTTGGAGGTGTTGCGTGAACCTTTGGAGTCGCAGGTAATCCATATTTCCCGTGCAGCACGGCAAGCGACCTTCCCAGCAGATTTTCAGCTGATTGCCGCCATGAATCCTTGTCCTTGCGGCTATCTGGGGCAGCCTTCCGGTCGTTGCCAGTGTACCCCGGAGCAGATTGCCCGCTATGTCGGTAAATTGTCGGGCCCCTTGTTGGACCGCATCGACATGCATGTACAGGTGGCCAACCTCAGCGCACAGGAGCTGACCAGTGATCAGCCTGCCGAGGCTAGCAGCAGCATTCGCCAGCGGGTACAGCATGCAAGAGACCGTCAGCTGCAAAGACAGGGGTGCTGTAATGCCCGTCTGGCCGGGACAGAGCTTGAGCGCCATCTGCATGCCAGTGCCGATGTCCTCGGCTTGTTGGCACAGGCCTTGGATCGCCTTGGCTTGTCCGCTAGAAGCTATCATCGGATACTGCGCATTGCGCGCACTGTGGCGGACATGGATGGCAGTGTGCGGCTCGGGCGGCAGCATATGCTGCAGGCCATCCAATTGCGACGTAGTGGATTGACCTTATAA
- a CDS encoding ammonium transporter, protein MKKKFAALGTGLLALALPVLADAPAGPAMADFKVINSGDTAWMLTSTALVLFMTIPGLALFYGGMVRKKNVLATLMQSFAITALVTVLWAVIGYSLAFTVGSPYLGDLSRFLLSGMDYLADTKKIAVHPSAGTIPESVFMMFQMTFAIITPALITGAFAERMKFSALLIFTALWSLLVYVPVAHWVWAPGGWMADKGVLDFAGGTVVHINAGIAGLICALVMGKRVGFGKEAMPPHNLILTLIGASMLWFGWFGFNAGSAVAADGRAGMAMMTTQVATGTAALAWMLVEWVTKRKPSVLGLASGAVAGLVAITPAAGFVDVKGALVIGAAAGAICFWGATGLKHMLGYDDSLDAFGVHGVGGIVGALLTGVFAVKSIGGSEGSLATQALGVGVTVVYCAIITFILLKLIDLVVGLRVAEDEEREGLDVVLHGERVE, encoded by the coding sequence ATGAAGAAAAAATTTGCTGCATTGGGTACCGGCCTGCTGGCGCTGGCACTCCCGGTTCTGGCTGATGCACCGGCCGGCCCGGCCATGGCCGATTTCAAGGTCATCAATTCGGGCGATACCGCCTGGATGCTGACTTCCACCGCACTGGTGCTGTTCATGACCATTCCGGGTCTGGCACTGTTCTACGGCGGCATGGTCCGCAAGAAAAACGTGCTGGCCACGCTGATGCAGAGCTTTGCCATCACCGCACTGGTGACCGTACTGTGGGCCGTTATCGGTTACAGCCTGGCCTTTACCGTAGGCAGCCCCTACCTGGGCGACCTGAGCCGTTTCCTGCTGAGTGGCATGGATTACCTGGCGGACACCAAGAAGATTGCAGTGCACCCGTCGGCTGGAACCATCCCGGAGTCGGTGTTCATGATGTTCCAGATGACCTTCGCCATCATCACTCCGGCCCTGATCACCGGCGCCTTTGCCGAGCGGATGAAGTTTTCTGCACTACTGATCTTCACCGCGCTGTGGTCGCTGCTGGTTTACGTACCGGTTGCGCACTGGGTCTGGGCTCCGGGCGGCTGGATGGCTGACAAGGGTGTGCTGGATTTCGCTGGTGGCACCGTGGTGCATATCAATGCCGGTATCGCAGGCCTGATCTGTGCACTGGTCATGGGCAAACGTGTGGGTTTTGGCAAGGAAGCCATGCCGCCGCACAACCTGATTCTGACCCTGATTGGTGCTTCCATGCTGTGGTTTGGCTGGTTTGGCTTTAACGCCGGCTCCGCCGTTGCTGCCGATGGTCGTGCCGGCATGGCGATGATGACCACCCAAGTTGCTACTGGCACTGCGGCCCTGGCCTGGATGCTGGTTGAATGGGTGACCAAGCGTAAACCGTCGGTACTGGGTCTGGCATCTGGTGCAGTGGCTGGTCTGGTTGCCATTACCCCTGCGGCTGGCTTCGTGGATGTGAAAGGCGCGCTGGTTATCGGTGCTGCTGCCGGGGCAATCTGCTTCTGGGGTGCCACTGGCCTGAAACACATGCTGGGCTATGACGACTCGCTGGATGCCTTCGGTGTGCATGGTGTGGGCGGTATTGTGGGTGCGCTGCTGACCGGTGTATTCGCGGTTAAGAGCATTGGCGGATCGGAAGGCAGCCTGGCGACACAAGCACTGGGTGTGGGTGTGACCGTGGTGTACTGCGCCATCATCACCTTCATCCTGCTGAAATTGATTGATCTGGTCGTGGGTCTGCGTGTGGCTGAAGACGAAGAACGTGAAGGCCTGGACGTGGTTCTGCATGGCGAACGTGTGGAATAA
- the ffh gene encoding signal recognition particle protein, which yields MLDNLTNRLSGVIKNLRGNARLTESNIQDALREVRMALLEADVALPVVKSFIAQIKERALGQEVMGSLTPGQALVGVVNDELVKLMGEKNDALNLAAVPPAIVLMAGLQGAGKTTTVGKLAKLLKETQKKKILVVSADVYRPAAIEQLKLLAEQVDVEWFPSDSQQQPVEIARAAVDHAKRHFFDVLMVDTAGRLAIDEAMMAEIKAVHAAINPVETLFVVDAMQGQDAVNTAQAFNEALPLTGVILTKMDGDSRGGAALSVRHITGKPIKFIGVGEKVSGLEAFHPDRIASRILGMGDVLSLIEEVQKGIDQDEAAAMAKKLKSGKGFDLEDFKAQMQQMKKMGGMSNLLEKMPGQLGQMAKGIQGAEAEKSMRRIEGIINAMTMEERRKPELLKASRKRRIAAGSGVTVQEVNRLLNQFEQTQKMMKQFSAKGGLMKMMRGMKGMMPGM from the coding sequence ATGCTAGACAACCTGACCAACCGCCTGTCCGGCGTCATCAAGAATCTGCGCGGCAATGCCCGCCTGACCGAAAGCAATATCCAGGACGCCTTGCGCGAAGTTCGCATGGCCTTGCTGGAGGCCGACGTTGCACTACCTGTCGTCAAATCCTTTATCGCCCAGATCAAGGAGCGCGCCCTTGGCCAGGAGGTCATGGGTAGCCTGACACCAGGCCAGGCCCTGGTTGGTGTTGTCAACGACGAACTCGTCAAATTGATGGGGGAGAAAAACGACGCCCTCAATCTGGCCGCCGTTCCGCCCGCCATCGTACTGATGGCAGGTTTGCAGGGTGCCGGTAAAACCACCACGGTGGGCAAGCTGGCCAAATTGCTGAAAGAAACGCAGAAGAAAAAGATATTGGTGGTATCCGCCGACGTATACCGCCCCGCTGCTATTGAACAGTTGAAGCTGCTGGCCGAGCAAGTAGACGTTGAGTGGTTCCCCTCCGATAGCCAGCAGCAACCTGTCGAGATCGCCCGTGCCGCCGTAGATCATGCCAAGCGCCATTTCTTTGATGTGCTGATGGTCGATACTGCTGGTCGCCTGGCCATTGACGAAGCCATGATGGCGGAAATCAAGGCGGTACACGCAGCGATCAATCCGGTGGAAACGCTGTTTGTTGTTGATGCCATGCAGGGCCAGGATGCCGTCAATACCGCGCAGGCTTTCAATGAAGCCCTGCCGCTGACTGGCGTCATTCTGACGAAAATGGATGGTGACTCGCGTGGCGGTGCTGCGCTTTCCGTACGCCACATTACTGGCAAGCCGATCAAGTTTATCGGTGTAGGTGAAAAAGTCAGCGGACTGGAAGCCTTCCACCCTGACCGTATCGCCAGCCGCATTCTGGGCATGGGCGACGTGCTGTCGCTGATTGAAGAAGTCCAGAAGGGCATCGATCAGGACGAAGCAGCCGCCATGGCCAAGAAATTGAAGTCCGGCAAGGGCTTCGATCTTGAAGATTTCAAGGCGCAAATGCAGCAGATGAAAAAAATGGGTGGCATGTCCAATCTGCTGGAAAAAATGCCCGGCCAACTAGGCCAGATGGCCAAGGGTATCCAAGGCGCAGAAGCCGAAAAATCCATGCGCCGCATCGAGGGCATCATCAACGCGATGACCATGGAAGAGCGCCGCAAACCTGAGCTACTGAAAGCCAGCCGCAAGCGCCGTATTGCCGCCGGCTCCGGCGTGACCGTGCAGGAGGTCAATCGCCTGCTCAACCAGTTTGAACAGACGCAGAAAATGATGAAGCAGTTCTCCGCCAAGGGCGGGTTGATGAAAATGATGCGAGGCATGAAGGGCATGATGCCCGGGATGTAA
- a CDS encoding accessory factor UbiK family protein: MLSQKLFEEISAKISDTIAASPAKDIEKNIKAMMASTFSRMDLVTREEFDVQQEVLVRTREKLTALEARLARLENQLFPEEAQAKSEAQAELGHS, from the coding sequence ATGTTGAGTCAGAAATTGTTTGAGGAAATCAGCGCCAAGATCAGCGATACCATCGCTGCCAGTCCGGCCAAGGATATCGAAAAGAATATCAAGGCCATGATGGCATCGACTTTTTCCCGTATGGATCTGGTGACCCGGGAAGAGTTTGATGTCCAGCAAGAAGTATTGGTCCGTACCCGCGAAAAGCTGACTGCTCTGGAAGCGCGGCTTGCCCGGCTGGAAAACCAGCTTTTCCCAGAAGAAGCCCAAGCTAAGTCTGAAGCTCAGGCCGAGCTGGGACACTCCTGA
- the glnK gene encoding P-II family nitrogen regulator: MKLVTAVIKPFKLDEVREALSAIGVQGITVTEVKGFGRQKGHTELYRGAEYVVDFLPKVKLEIAIDDNLLDQVVEAIEKSARTGKIGDGKIFVFDLEQIVRIRTGETGIDAV, from the coding sequence ATGAAACTGGTCACCGCCGTGATCAAGCCGTTCAAGCTTGATGAAGTACGTGAAGCGCTATCCGCCATTGGCGTACAAGGCATTACCGTCACGGAAGTAAAAGGCTTTGGTCGTCAGAAGGGTCACACCGAGCTCTACCGCGGTGCCGAATACGTAGTGGACTTTCTGCCGAAGGTAAAACTGGAAATCGCCATCGATGACAACCTGCTCGACCAAGTGGTTGAGGCCATCGAGAAATCGGCTCGTACCGGCAAAATCGGTGATGGCAAGATTTTTGTCTTCGACCTTGAACAAATCGTGCGGATCCGGACCGGGGAAACCGGTATCGACGCGGTTTAA
- a CDS encoding SPOR domain-containing protein: MANRDVKNSSRSSSSGRARTAGKSGGGGMVAGIVIGLIVGVAVAVGLAMYLNRSATPFSNLEKLDHKNSSSEASAPSTELLEPGTKIADVQPAAPVASAPAKVEAPPVPPMPAEVSPPAATPPAAKSKPAAPAANTSKDEQRFDFYKILPGQVDAVPADGKTNGKEREPSAAAPAKKVYLQLGAFQNENEADNLKAKLALLGVEAKIQSVSLADKGMVHRVRVGPLSKQEDVDRIRSQLKQDGINAAVVKAE; encoded by the coding sequence ATGGCTAATCGTGATGTGAAAAATTCGTCGCGTTCATCGTCCTCTGGGCGAGCGCGCACTGCCGGCAAAAGCGGTGGTGGTGGCATGGTGGCAGGCATTGTTATTGGCCTGATTGTCGGTGTTGCCGTTGCAGTTGGGCTGGCGATGTATTTGAATCGTTCTGCTACTCCCTTTTCCAACCTGGAAAAACTGGATCACAAAAATTCGTCATCTGAGGCTTCGGCTCCGTCGACAGAGTTGCTGGAGCCCGGTACCAAGATCGCCGATGTACAGCCTGCCGCTCCCGTAGCCTCGGCACCAGCGAAAGTCGAAGCTCCGCCTGTCCCACCTATGCCAGCCGAAGTGTCTCCTCCGGCCGCAACGCCTCCCGCAGCCAAGAGCAAGCCGGCTGCACCCGCTGCCAACACTAGCAAGGATGAGCAGCGTTTTGACTTCTACAAAATTCTGCCGGGTCAGGTAGATGCCGTCCCGGCTGATGGCAAGACAAATGGCAAGGAGCGGGAACCTTCCGCAGCTGCTCCGGCCAAAAAGGTCTACCTGCAGCTGGGCGCTTTCCAGAACGAAAACGAGGCTGACAATCTTAAGGCCAAGCTGGCCTTGCTGGGTGTGGAAGCCAAAATCCAGTCCGTGTCGTTGGCTGACAAGGGCATGGTGCATCGGGTGAGGGTGGGGCCGCTTAGCAAGCAAGAGGATGTGGACCGGATTCGCTCCCAACTGAAACAGGATGGTATCAATGCTGCCGTGGTCAAGGCAGAGTGA
- a CDS encoding ComEA family DNA-binding protein, which produces MKKLFAMIFGLLFICASAFAAVNINTATQQQLESLNGIGPVKAKAIVDYRTKNGAFKSVDDLKKVSGIGDKTLEKLRKDIAVSGSSTVPAAAPAKAAAPAGKAVAGKKEASKPAAKK; this is translated from the coding sequence ATGAAAAAACTGTTTGCCATGATTTTTGGCCTGTTGTTTATCTGCGCTTCTGCCTTTGCTGCAGTCAATATCAACACGGCAACTCAGCAACAGCTGGAGTCGCTTAATGGTATCGGGCCAGTCAAAGCCAAGGCGATCGTCGACTACCGCACCAAGAACGGTGCCTTCAAGTCGGTGGATGACTTGAAGAAGGTGTCTGGTATCGGCGACAAGACGCTGGAAAAGCTGCGTAAGGATATTGCCGTTAGTGGGAGCAGCACCGTACCGGCAGCAGCGCCAGCCAAGGCGGCTGCACCAGCAGGCAAGGCTGTAGCAGGTAAGAAAGAAGCCTCCAAACCAGCGGCAAAGAAATAA
- the purB gene encoding adenylosuccinate lyase, with translation MNLNPLTALSPLDGRYAAQVEGLRNLFSEYGLMKFRIKVELEWLKMLAAEPGIEEVKPFSEATIREIDDVISNFTVQHGEEVKAIEARTNHDVKAIEYWLKERLSGNTEVMAASEFIHFACTSEDINNLSHALMLKTARNTVVLPALDEVILKLQQLAHELADLPMMCRTHGQPATPSTMGKEMANAVYRLKRQREQLVAQEILGKINGAVGNYNAHLVAYPQIDWESLCGRFVSGLGLTFNPYTIQIEPHDYMAELYQVVARVNTILIDLNRDIWGYISLGYFKQKVKKDEVGSSTMPHKVNPIDFENSEGNLGMANAILNHLAEKLPLSRWQRDLTDSTVLRNMGVGFGYTMLGFKACLKGLNKLEINPAAITDELGRSWELLAEPIQTVMRRYGVPNPYEQLKELTRGKDGITRETLSAFIKGLEIPEAEKSRLLELTPIAYVGKAAELAKRI, from the coding sequence ATGAATCTGAACCCGCTGACCGCCCTGAGCCCGCTGGATGGCCGCTATGCCGCCCAGGTTGAAGGCTTGCGCAACCTGTTCTCCGAATATGGCTTGATGAAGTTTCGTATCAAGGTAGAACTGGAATGGCTGAAAATGCTGGCTGCCGAGCCAGGCATCGAGGAAGTGAAGCCCTTCTCTGAGGCAACCATCCGCGAAATCGATGATGTCATTAGCAACTTCACTGTGCAGCACGGCGAAGAAGTAAAAGCCATCGAAGCGCGCACCAACCACGACGTCAAGGCCATTGAATACTGGCTGAAAGAGCGCTTGTCGGGCAACACCGAAGTCATGGCTGCCAGCGAGTTCATCCATTTTGCCTGCACATCAGAAGACATCAATAATCTGTCGCATGCGTTGATGCTGAAAACCGCACGCAATACCGTGGTATTGCCGGCACTGGACGAAGTCATCCTCAAGCTGCAACAACTGGCACACGAACTGGCCGACCTGCCAATGATGTGCCGCACACATGGCCAGCCGGCAACGCCGTCCACCATGGGCAAGGAAATGGCCAATGCCGTATATCGCCTGAAACGCCAGCGCGAACAGCTGGTCGCCCAGGAAATCCTCGGCAAAATCAACGGTGCAGTCGGCAATTACAATGCACACCTGGTTGCCTATCCGCAGATTGACTGGGAAAGTCTGTGTGGCCGCTTCGTATCCGGCCTGGGCCTTACCTTCAATCCCTATACCATCCAGATCGAGCCGCATGACTACATGGCCGAGCTGTATCAGGTAGTGGCCCGCGTCAACACCATCCTGATCGACCTGAACCGCGACATCTGGGGCTATATCTCGCTGGGCTACTTCAAACAGAAGGTAAAGAAGGACGAAGTTGGCAGCTCGACCATGCCGCACAAGGTCAACCCGATCGACTTCGAGAACTCCGAAGGCAATCTGGGCATGGCCAATGCCATCCTGAACCATCTGGCAGAAAAGCTGCCGCTGTCACGCTGGCAGCGCGACCTGACCGACTCCACCGTACTGCGCAATATGGGTGTCGGTTTCGGCTATACCATGCTCGGCTTCAAAGCCTGCCTGAAGGGCCTGAACAAGCTGGAAATCAATCCGGCGGCCATCACTGACGAACTGGGCCGCAGCTGGGAATTGCTGGCAGAACCGATCCAGACCGTGATGCGTCGCTACGGTGTGCCCAATCCCTACGAGCAGCTGAAAGAGCTGACCCGCGGCAAGGACGGCATTACGCGCGAGACACTGTCTGCCTTCATCAAAGGGCTGGAAATTCCCGAAGCAGAAAAATCTCGCCTGCTGGAGCTGACGCCGATTGCTTATGTTGGCAAAGCTGCCGAACTGGCAAAGCGCATTTGA
- a CDS encoding thiol:disulfide interchange protein DsbA/DsbL — translation MKKWLMMGFLLLSGAASAASELGKDYMLMSKPQPVANPKKVEVIEFFSYTCIHCFHLDPLISAWEKKKPSYVDYRREQIVWQKPMEGFARLFATLNVTGSMEKLNSPVFDAVMQKKINLADPAILSDWLKKQPGVNVSKFMQTYNSFGINSQVARASQITRAYNIEGTPTIVVNGKYALAPATPERLIEVMNDVIAKAKAESNIK, via the coding sequence ATGAAAAAGTGGTTGATGATGGGCTTTCTGCTGCTGAGTGGCGCTGCCAGTGCCGCATCGGAGCTGGGTAAGGACTACATGCTGATGAGCAAGCCGCAGCCGGTAGCTAATCCGAAGAAAGTGGAAGTCATCGAATTCTTCTCCTATACCTGCATCCATTGTTTCCATCTTGACCCGCTGATCAGTGCCTGGGAAAAGAAAAAACCATCGTATGTTGATTATCGTCGCGAACAAATTGTCTGGCAGAAGCCGATGGAAGGATTTGCCCGACTGTTTGCCACGCTGAATGTGACCGGTTCGATGGAAAAGCTGAACAGCCCGGTGTTTGATGCAGTCATGCAGAAGAAAATCAACTTGGCTGATCCTGCGATATTGAGCGACTGGCTGAAAAAGCAGCCTGGTGTGAATGTCAGCAAGTTCATGCAGACCTACAATTCTTTCGGCATCAACAGCCAGGTTGCCCGTGCCAGCCAGATTACCCGTGCATACAATATCGAAGGTACGCCTACTATTGTGGTGAATGGCAAATATGCATTGGCACCTGCAACGCCGGAACGCTTGATCGAAGTGATGAATGATGTGATTGCCAAGGCCAAGGCTGAAAGCAATATCAAATAA
- a CDS encoding ATP-grasp domain-containing protein — MQFDVVVLTKQSLLQLNEADWYSRQVHHEDGLVMAALSARGLRVARKAWDDPDFDWTQTRSILFRTTWDYFDRFGEFSPWLSRVARQTTLFNSADLINWNIDKHYLAILAEKGINTVSSHYIEKGDTRTLEQCLQDCAWEHAILKPVVSGSARHTYRLDEGSSTALECTFAELIQQEAMMLQPFQQHILSQGELSLMVIDGAFSHAIRKLPQAGDFRVQDDHGGSVHSHQATAEERTFAEATVAALPFDVLYARVDIIRDNHGQLALMEVEMIEPELFFRFKPEAADKLAAGLARRLAYQPDPNDLFCTETCQPDWQTTLGNTSS; from the coding sequence ATGCAGTTTGATGTAGTCGTACTAACCAAGCAATCCCTACTCCAGCTGAATGAGGCCGACTGGTATAGCCGTCAGGTTCATCACGAAGACGGCCTTGTCATGGCAGCCCTGTCAGCTCGAGGACTACGCGTTGCGCGCAAGGCCTGGGACGACCCGGATTTCGACTGGACGCAGACGCGCAGCATACTGTTTCGCACCACCTGGGACTATTTTGACCGCTTTGGCGAGTTTAGTCCTTGGCTCAGCCGGGTCGCCCGGCAAACCACGCTGTTCAATAGTGCCGACTTGATCAACTGGAATATCGACAAACATTATCTGGCGATACTGGCAGAAAAGGGTATCAACACGGTCAGTAGTCACTACATTGAGAAGGGTGATACCCGTACGCTGGAGCAGTGCCTGCAGGACTGCGCATGGGAGCATGCCATTCTCAAGCCGGTAGTGTCGGGCTCTGCCCGCCACACCTACCGGCTGGATGAAGGAAGCAGCACGGCGCTGGAATGTACTTTTGCCGAGCTGATCCAGCAAGAAGCCATGATGCTGCAACCATTCCAGCAGCACATACTGAGTCAGGGCGAGTTGTCACTGATGGTTATCGATGGCGCTTTCAGTCATGCCATCCGCAAGCTGCCACAAGCAGGCGACTTCCGGGTGCAGGATGACCATGGTGGCAGCGTCCATTCCCATCAAGCCACTGCTGAAGAACGCACTTTCGCCGAAGCCACCGTGGCTGCACTGCCTTTTGATGTGCTATATGCCCGTGTCGATATCATTCGCGATAACCACGGGCAGCTTGCCTTGATGGAAGTCGAGATGATCGAGCCCGAACTGTTTTTCCGCTTCAAACCGGAAGCCGCCGACAAACTGGCTGCCGGACTAGCACGCAGGCTGGCATACCAGCCTGACCCAAACGATTTGTTTTGTACTGAAACCTGCCAGCCCGACTGGCAAACCACGCTTGGAAATACCTCGTCATGA
- a CDS encoding cytochrome C assembly family protein, with translation MTAFIFVLTILLIFAYGGLSWHFIGNWKGVASLPRNPRFEHTLLGVILLLHAYAVMSPLSEGSMISLGVGRALSVVVWMMLVIYWTCSFFYRVEGLQLFMMPLAMTTLGFALVFPGEHIMHDLGNPAFALHVLVSIVAYSLFAIAALLAVLMLFLEKALHDKRWLSLVRQLPPLLSLEKMMFQVIGIGFMLLTVSLLTGVVFSEEVFGKVVALSHKTVFSVISWLLFAGLLLGRHFKGWRGKVAIRWTLAGFAALLLAYIGSKMVLELLLHRA, from the coding sequence ATGACTGCTTTTATTTTTGTTCTGACAATCCTGCTCATCTTCGCCTATGGCGGCCTTTCCTGGCACTTTATCGGTAACTGGAAAGGTGTTGCCAGTTTGCCGCGCAACCCCCGGTTCGAGCACACTCTGCTGGGTGTCATCTTGCTGTTGCATGCTTATGCTGTCATGTCGCCGCTGTCCGAAGGCAGCATGATTTCACTGGGGGTGGGGCGTGCCTTGTCGGTGGTGGTGTGGATGATGTTGGTGATCTACTGGACCTGCAGTTTTTTTTATCGGGTTGAAGGGCTGCAATTGTTCATGATGCCCCTGGCCATGACGACACTGGGATTTGCGCTGGTTTTTCCGGGTGAGCACATCATGCACGATCTGGGCAACCCGGCTTTCGCCCTGCATGTATTGGTCTCAATAGTGGCTTACAGTCTGTTTGCCATCGCAGCCTTGCTGGCAGTGCTGATGCTGTTTCTGGAAAAAGCATTGCATGACAAGCGCTGGTTGTCTCTGGTGCGGCAATTGCCACCATTGCTGTCGCTGGAAAAAATGATGTTTCAGGTGATTGGTATTGGATTCATGTTGCTCACTGTATCTTTGCTGACGGGCGTGGTCTTTTCGGAAGAAGTGTTTGGCAAGGTTGTGGCTCTTAGCCATAAGACAGTTTTTTCTGTTATTTCCTGGCTGTTGTTTGCAGGACTGCTGCTGGGGCGTCACTTCAAAGGGTGGCGTGGCAAGGTGGCCATACGCTGGACATTGGCTGGCTTCGCTGCTTTGCTATTGGCTTATATCGGCAGCAAAATGGTATTGGAGTTGTTGTTGCATCGTGCATGA